The Mangifera indica cultivar Alphonso chromosome 12, CATAS_Mindica_2.1, whole genome shotgun sequence DNA window TTTGCTTGGTTGATCGGGGATGCTCAGTAAATACACATCTCTTCTCAGGGGTATGgttttctttataatttgtgttaaactttttgataatattttatggcTAATATCAAGTATACATGGTTTGAATagttgttatttaatattaattgtcaatgtttgtttatatattaatagattggagatatttgaaattttgctTGTTAGTTTAATTGCATTCTTATTGCATCTTACAAAGTCCATTATTCGAATGctctaattcaataaaattgtatcaaaattataattaaaaaaatacagttcTTGGTCCTGTTTATGAATATTGTAGATTTCGGTTAATTAACATATTGAGATTATTATTGATGGATAGtgaaaaatgtaatttcaaACTTGTTAGATTGAGGATCTAGAGCAGTTAATGGAGATACTAAAGCAAGCAGCTAAGGAAGGGGCAATCCTTGTTTACACCTTAGCTGATCCTTCCATGGCAGAGTCCACAAAGAAGGCCTGTGATCTTTGGGGAATACCGTCCACTGACATATTGGGTCCAATTACAGAAGCAATTGCATCCCATCTAGGTGTTTCACCATCTGGCCTTCCACGTGGAGCTGCTGGCCGAAACCATCCTCTCAGTGAGGATTACTTTCGACGGATTGAAGCAATTGAGTTTACCATTAAGCATGATGATGGTGCATTGCCTCAAAACTTGAAGAATGCTGACATTGTTCTAGTGGGTGTTTCTCGTACTGGTAAAACTCCACTATCCATTTATTTGGCACAAAAAGGATACAAAGTGGCAAATGTACCAATTGTAATGGGTGTAGACTTACCAAAGAGTCTTTTAGAGGTTGATCCAGagaaaatttttggtttgaCTATAAATCCATTGGTTTTGCAAACAATTAGAAAAGAAAGAGCCAGGAGTCTGGGGTTTAGTGAAGCAACGAGGAGTAATTATTCTGAGATGGATTATGTTAGAGAGGAATTGGAATGTGCTGGGGGCATCTTTGCACAGAATCCTGTTTGGCCTGTTATTGGTAAGGGAAATCGATTTTCATTTCTAGTTGCTTGGTTTAAGAAAGTTCAGTTTTTAGCTTGTTGAATCTTGAGTTCATATGGTTACATACATTTCCTATTTGTAATTGTAGAAGTGACAGGCAAAGCAATTGAAGAAACTGCAGCAGTTATACTGAGGCTCTATCATGACCCGAAAAACAGGTGTTCAATGTCACGAATCTCAAAACACTACTAGAGATAGTAAAATTGATGTTCTTAAAAATGCTTAATTGTGGATGCCAATATTAGTGAGTATGTATCAGATTGTATAATAAATTCTAAATTCAATAGAAATATAGTTGAACGTAGCCAAGGAGCAagcttctttattttcttttcaataactGACTTTTATCTGTTTTCCTTTCTTATCAACAATGTGGCTTTCTTGtgttttttatcaaacaaaaggATAAATGACTCaggtaatatttattaattttagtagATACTTGTTCAACTTTTTAGCAGTAtgaattttctaaactttttgAAGCTCTATCATCTTGATTCTATTCATTCAATTTCTAGAAAAATGATCCTtggttttttgtaattttgggTAATTGGCACTTTTTCTTTACTGTGTTCCATTTGGTCTTGGATAGATGGAATTGGCGTGCACATGGATAAGTAATCATTTGAATTACTTGTTTTACTTAGTTATGTACCTATGCTTCCTTAGTTGGATTTCCTACCCGTAACTTGAGGTCTGTGGTAGAAACCTTTAGACTTTCCATTAAGCTGCACCTAAAAGGTTGCCTGAATTCTGCAGCTGAATTTCATTgcaataaaatgatatcttgaTGTTAACTGTTAGCAGTATGACAACATTGTATTTTGAAGGTAATGCAACTGTTAGTTTTGCCCATGGAATACCATTCAAGAGATTGCGGTGTTACTCGTATAATATAGGGTGTGCAGAATAGTTGCCTAATTAAATTTGGtgattaaataagtttaaaagaGCAATAGATTGATACAGATCTACTTTGTAATATTTACTTTTCTATATCTTGGTCATGCTGGGatttaactttgtttttgaGTCTGTACAACATCATGATGTTGAAGTTCTGCCTTTTTAAGGAAAATTCGAattctttgtttatatttttagttcGAGGACACGTC harbors:
- the LOC123193251 gene encoding probable pyruvate, phosphate dikinase regulatory protein, chloroplastic — translated: MIFRLTSSNLPGLRSPPTSSNETTPEPHSEAQARKLKSRSSPQLNRWSIARTLRSGRKLDRPGHRSTQPVVEGNSPVQLRFNESASLEPEKISNDHDVVAETAKSIYMVSDGTGWTAEHSVNAALGQFEFCLVDRGCSVNTHLFSGIEDLEQLMEILKQAAKEGAILVYTLADPSMAESTKKACDLWGIPSTDILGPITEAIASHLGVSPSGLPRGAAGRNHPLSEDYFRRIEAIEFTIKHDDGALPQNLKNADIVLVGVSRTGKTPLSIYLAQKGYKVANVPIVMGVDLPKSLLEVDPEKIFGLTINPLVLQTIRKERARSLGFSEATRSNYSEMDYVREELECAGGIFAQNPVWPVIEVTGKAIEETAAVILRLYHDPKNRCSMSRISKHY